The genomic DNA ACGATGATGAGCCTGCACGTCGCCCCGCGCCGGGATTCGCCATTTGCCGGCGTGGTTGGCTTCTCTGGTCGCCTGCTGGAGCCGGAGCGGCTGAAGGCGGAGATGAAGAGCAGCTTCCCGGTGCTCCTGGCCCATGGCGATCAGGATCCGCTGGTGCCTTTTGAGAGCATGGGGCTGGCGGCGGATGCGCTGAAGGCGGCGGGCTTTCCGGTGTATACCTTCACCATGGAGGGCACGCCTCACGGCATCGCGCCCGAGGGCCTGAGTCAGGCCTTCGCCTTCCTGCGGGAGTTTCTGTTGAAGGATGGATAAGACGACGGTCCTCGAATGGCGGGACAAGTGCCGCCCTACGCGGTGAGGCCGCCCGCCGCTCTGCTCGAGCTATTCGAAGTCACCTCTCCCGAGTTCGTCACCGAGACCGCCATTGCCCGGGTCTGGCGGGTGCGGCGGGGCAGAGGGCTGGCGGCGCTGAAGGTTTGGCATGATCCCGGAATGGCGAACGAAGCGGGCGGGGTGGAGTATCTGTCGATCCGCCGTCAGCACGGTGCGGTGCGTCTCTTTGCCCGTGCGGAGGGCGCGGTGCTGATGGAGTGGCTCGACGGGCCGTCGCTTGGTGATCTGGTGCGCGCTGGGCGTGACGGGGAAGCAACGGGGCTGCTGGCGCAGGTGGCCTCGCGGCTTTGGCGGCAGCCGACGGTGTGGCCCGGGGCGCGGGTTGTTAGCGAGGAGGACTGGTGCCGGGCGCTGTTTGCGCTGGAGTTCGGCCCGGCGCTGGGCGCGGAAGATCGGGCGGCGGTGGAGCGGGCGCGGGGGCTGATGCGGCGGCTTATGGAGGGCGCGGGGGACCACATCGCTCTGCATGGGGATTTGCACCATGACAACGTGAAGGATGGCCCGCGTGGCTGGACGGCCTTTGATGCGAAAGGGATCGTGGGGCCGCGGGCCTTTGACCTTGCCAATGCGTTTCGCAATCCGAAGGGGGCGGAGGCGCTCATTGCCGATCCGGCGCGAGCGCGGGCTTTGGCGGCGGTGTTTGCTCCGGCAGCGGGGGTGAGCGAGGCGGAAATGCTGGGCTGGGCGGCGGCGAAGGTGGCGCTTTCGATCTCGTGGCGGGCGCAGGGGCGGCTGGACGCGGACGGGGAATTGGGGCTGTTGCGGATGTTTCTGGAATTGGCAGGGGCGTGATGGTGGGCAGATTCCCCACCCTACGGTGGGGTTGAGTTGGGCTTGGGCTTTGGCGCGCTGGGTGCGGCATTGCAGCAAACAAGGTGCGGCTGGCTGTGGATAACTGTCACGCCCCTGTCACGGAATCGGGCCATTTATCCAACACACACCGCATGTTGCGGGGGTTGCGCGGGGTAAAACCCCAGATATAGTCGGGGAAAGACTCACAGAGCGCGAGACGCAGGCAACGACAGGCAGACGAGCACGGAGAGACGGCACGATGGACGGTGACTTCAGGACGACTTTCGTCAGGGAACCCACAAACCTCAAACACCACCCCGCATTGGTGCTGAACGCCGATTACCGTCCGCTCTCTTACTATCCGCTTTCTCTCTGGCCGTGGCAGGAGGCCATCAAGGCGGCCTGG from Oceanicola sp. D3 includes the following:
- a CDS encoding aminoglycoside phosphotransferase family protein; protein product: MAGQVPPYAVRPPAALLELFEVTSPEFVTETAIARVWRVRRGRGLAALKVWHDPGMANEAGGVEYLSIRRQHGAVRLFARAEGAVLMEWLDGPSLGDLVRAGRDGEATGLLAQVASRLWRQPTVWPGARVVSEEDWCRALFALEFGPALGAEDRAAVERARGLMRRLMEGAGDHIALHGDLHHDNVKDGPRGWTAFDAKGIVGPRAFDLANAFRNPKGAEALIADPARARALAAVFAPAAGVSEAEMLGWAAAKVALSISWRAQGRLDADGELGLLRMFLELAGA